The following nucleotide sequence is from Pseudomonas sp. RC10.
ACGTCCAACGAACGTCCACTGGCAAAACGAGTCTGGCCCATGCTGGCTCCTTTTATTTTTATAAGCCCGGCTTCAACGAAGCGCTGTATGTGGAATGCAGACTAGAACGCTCTCCCGTCAGGATCAATGATTTTTTCTAAATTATTTTCATGTGGAATATTTTTTCCAATTTGCGCAAACGGTGGCAGATCGTGCTAAACAGGAGCGACCGGAACATGAGCCACGGTAAACTCCGCCGTCGGTTTGCCATGCACCCACACCGTGGGAGCGAATTTATTCGCGATGCGATGTTCCGGCCGACACATAATTAGCGCCTGAGCAGGCCCTTCGCGAATGAATTCGCTCCCACAGAAACCTGCTAAACCGGCCATTCGCGTTTCACATGAACGAGTCAGAGGATTCATCCGTATGCCCAGCCCCGATCAGCCGACCTTGCCCGAGACCGACGACGCCACGCCGTCGCAGATCAGCGCGCCGGAGACCGCCGACGCCCTGCTCAAGCTGATCACTGCGGAATACGAAAGCCTGCCCCGCCAGCTCAAGCGCATCGCCAGTTACATGAGCCAGCAGAGCGACCGGATCATGGTCGATCGCATCAGCGACATCGCGCGGGAATGCGAAGTGCATCCTTCCGCCATCGTTCGTTTCTCCCAGCGTTTCGGCTTCAGCGGCTTCAGCGAGATGCAGGCGCTGTTCCGCGAGGCGTACACCCACAAAGCCACGCCGGTGCAGAATTACCAGCAACGCATCCGCAGCATGATCGCCAACAAATCTCAGAAAGCCAGCGGCGGCGATCTGGCGCGAGAATGCGTGAACGCGACGCTTTCGGGGCTGGAACGGCTGGCGCTGGAACTGGACGACGAAGCCTTCGAGAAGGCGGTGGACCTGGTGGTCAACGCCGACAACATCTACGTGGTCGGCGTACGACGGTCCTTCGCGGTGGCGGATTATCTGGTCTACAACCTGCAACACACCAACAAGCGCATTCACCTGATCTCGGGCCTTGGCGGCAGCTATCGCGAGCAGATGCGCAGCGTGCGGGCGAACGATCTGGTGATCGCCATCAGCTTCACGCCGTATGGCAAGGAGACGCAGCATTGCCTGCGGATTGCGCAGCATCATCAGGCCAAGACGTTGATCATTACCGACAGCAACCTGTCGCCGCTGGCCAAGCGGGCGAATTCGGTGTTGTTGGTGAATGAGGGGAGTTCGTTTGCGTTCCGGTCGTTGAGTGCGACGTTGTGTTTGTGTCAGGCGCTTTTTATCGCGGTGGCGTACCGGTTGGAGTTGAAGGTGGATGAGATGTCGGAGCAGGTGGGGTTTGAGGATTAGGTTTTTGGGTTTGGGTTTGGGTTCTGTGTGAATATCCATTGCTGCGGTCACGGCTACTTAGGGTTCCGCCCTTACGGCGGGTCACTTTTTCCAAGAGCCGAAAAAGTAACCAAAAAGGCCCTGCTCCTGGTTTGGCCCTGACTTCGTCAGGGTCCCTCACTCCGGCGACGCTTCGTGGGCCCGCCGCGAAGGGCCATCCATGGCCCAGCGCGGCTCTCGCGGCATCCATGCCGCTCGACCCACTCCGCGCCGCCTGCGTTCGGCCTGCACCCAAGTCGCGTTCGGCGGTGTCTGGAATTTTTCGGTACAAGATCAAAAGCCAAAGCCAAAGCCAAAGCCAAAGCCAAGCGACGCCTCTGGCTCTTTTAGGTTTAGCGCAAACCTGTGCCGCTCCGCCATTCCCCTGTGGGAGCGAATTCATTCGCGAGGGGTCGGTACATCCGACACATCTCCATCGCCTGAGCGCCTTTTCGCGAATGAATTCGCTCCCACAGTTAAGACCCGTGTACGGATTGAAGCTTTGCGCAGGTCATTACACCGCGAAGAGCGTTAGCTCCAGCCAGAAAAGCTTTTTACCGCGACAGTCCAGACACCGCGAAACGCGACTTGGGTGCAGGCTGAACGCAGGCGACGCGGAGTGGGTCGAGCGGCATGGATGCCGCGAGAGCGCCGCAAGGACATGGATGTCCGTTCGGCGCGGGCCCACGGAGCGTCGCCGGAGTGAGGGAACCCTGACGCAGTCAGGGCCAAACTAGGAGC
It contains:
- a CDS encoding MurR/RpiR family transcriptional regulator, whose protein sequence is MPSPDQPTLPETDDATPSQISAPETADALLKLITAEYESLPRQLKRIASYMSQQSDRIMVDRISDIARECEVHPSAIVRFSQRFGFSGFSEMQALFREAYTHKATPVQNYQQRIRSMIANKSQKASGGDLARECVNATLSGLERLALELDDEAFEKAVDLVVNADNIYVVGVRRSFAVADYLVYNLQHTNKRIHLISGLGGSYREQMRSVRANDLVIAISFTPYGKETQHCLRIAQHHQAKTLIITDSNLSPLAKRANSVLLVNEGSSFAFRSLSATLCLCQALFIAVAYRLELKVDEMSEQVGFED